A DNA window from Impatiens glandulifera chromosome 7, dImpGla2.1, whole genome shotgun sequence contains the following coding sequences:
- the LOC124910177 gene encoding transcription factor MYB73-like: MVILDPEEMVKGAWTVQEDNLLTSLVQRHGTVRSWSVISRSIPGRNPSSCRNRWLKQLSPEVNHLPFTPEEDQLILEMHADMGNKWTEMARLLDNGRTDNSVKNRWHSTLKRRRDVAVLAIEGVGAAGQGEAGEGGAAGEGQRQGGRQGQGEEGQGQQQGDGQEGGGAGQQGDGRNRE, encoded by the coding sequence ATGGTTATTCTAGATCCTGAGGAGATGGTGAAGGGAGCATGGACAGTTCAGGAGGACAACTTGCTAACGAGTCTTGTGCAAAGACATGGTACTGTTCGGAGTTGGTCGGTTATTAGCCGATCTATTCCGGGGAGAAACCCATCATCTTGCCGTAATCGCTGGTTGAAACAGCTGTCGCCGGAGGTGAACCATCTGCCCTTTACCCCGGAGGAGGATCAGCTCATTTTGGAGATGCATGCAGATATGGGTAACAAATGGACGGAAATGGCTAGATTGCTTGATAATGGAAGGACTGATAACTCCGTCAAAAACCGATGGCACTCCACTCTGAAGAGGCGACGTGATGTTGCAGTGTTGGCTATTGAAGGTGTCGGCGCCGCCGGACAAGGGGAAGCAGGAGAAGGAGGAGCAGCAGGAGAAGGACAAAGACAAGGAGGAAGACAAGGACAAGGAGAAGAAGGACAAGGACAACAACAAGGAGATGGGCAGGAAGGAGGAGGAGCAGGACAACAAGGAGATGG